In Lepidochelys kempii isolate rLepKem1 chromosome 8, rLepKem1.hap2, whole genome shotgun sequence, a single genomic region encodes these proteins:
- the IRF1 gene encoding interferon regulatory factor 1 isoform X1, with protein MANNMPVTRMRMRPWLELQINSNQIPGLVWINKDKMMFQIPWKHAAKHGWDIDKDACLFRSWAIHTGRYKIGEKAPDPKTWKANFRCAMNSLPDIEEVKDKSVNKGCSAVRVYRMLPPLTKLQKKERKSKSSRESKNRSKRKTYEDPRMDEAIEALNSSSLPDDHSGYTVHSYAEQEVEIENASITLDLSPCDMNALTDWRNPMEIAMADSTNDLYHLQVSPLASSSEVTDDDAEEMREQLYKLFEQQDWHATSVGGKGYLTNEPGTQNICSNFSYKEQDSEIDTTSGEIEFRFCTDLKSSLEFSWLDTVRSTGIQAIPCSL; from the exons ACAACATGCCAGTAACAAGAATGCGCATGAGGCCTTGGCTGGAgttgcagattaattccaatcAAATACCAGGATTGGTGTGGATCAACAAG GATAAGATGATGTTCCAAATCCCATGGAAACATGCAGCTAAACATGGCTGGGATATAGATAAAGATGCCTGCCTTTTCCGGAGCTGGGCCATTCATACTG GGAGATACAAGATAGGCGAGAAAGCGCCAGACCCCAAAACTTGGAAGGCAAATTTCCGCTGTGCCATGAATTCACTGCCTGATATTGAGGAAGTGAAGGACAAAAGTGTCAACAAAGGCTGCAGCGCAGTCCGAGTTTACAGGATGCTACCACCCTTAACAAAGCTTCAGAAAAAAG AAAGGAAGTCAAAGTCATCTAGAGAGTCAAAAAACAGGAGTAAGAGAAAG ACATACGAAGACCCAAGGATGGATGAGGCAATAGAAGCACTGAACAGCAGCAGTCTACCAGATGACCACAGTGGTTATACAGTTCACAGCTATGCAGAACAAGAAGTGGAGATTGAGAACGCTTCCATCACCCTAG ATCTCTCACCGTGTGATATGAATGCACTGACAGATTGGAGAAATCCAATGGAAATAGCAATGGCTGACAGCACCAATGACCTTTACCACCTTCAAGTGTCACCTTTGGCTTCATCTTCTGAAG TAACAGATGATGATGCAGAAGAAATGAGAGAGCAACTTTACAAG CTGTTTGAACAACAAGACTGGCATGCAACCAGTGTCGGTGGGAAAGGGTATCTCACCAATGAGCCCGGCACACAAAACATTTgcagcaacttcagctacaaggaGCAAGATTCTGAAATAGATACAACCTCAG gggaaaTAGAGTTCAGATTTTGTACTGATCTGAAAAGCAGTCTAGAATTCTCTTGGCTGGACACAGTTCGATCCACTGGTATACAAGCCATTCCATGTAGCTTGTAA
- the IRF1 gene encoding interferon regulatory factor 1 isoform X2, which yields MPVTRMRMRPWLELQINSNQIPGLVWINKDKMMFQIPWKHAAKHGWDIDKDACLFRSWAIHTGRYKIGEKAPDPKTWKANFRCAMNSLPDIEEVKDKSVNKGCSAVRVYRMLPPLTKLQKKERKSKSSRESKNRSKRKTYEDPRMDEAIEALNSSSLPDDHSGYTVHSYAEQEVEIENASITLDLSPCDMNALTDWRNPMEIAMADSTNDLYHLQVSPLASSSEVTDDDAEEMREQLYKLFEQQDWHATSVGGKGYLTNEPGTQNICSNFSYKEQDSEIDTTSGEIEFRFCTDLKSSLEFSWLDTVRSTGIQAIPCSL from the exons ATGCCAGTAACAAGAATGCGCATGAGGCCTTGGCTGGAgttgcagattaattccaatcAAATACCAGGATTGGTGTGGATCAACAAG GATAAGATGATGTTCCAAATCCCATGGAAACATGCAGCTAAACATGGCTGGGATATAGATAAAGATGCCTGCCTTTTCCGGAGCTGGGCCATTCATACTG GGAGATACAAGATAGGCGAGAAAGCGCCAGACCCCAAAACTTGGAAGGCAAATTTCCGCTGTGCCATGAATTCACTGCCTGATATTGAGGAAGTGAAGGACAAAAGTGTCAACAAAGGCTGCAGCGCAGTCCGAGTTTACAGGATGCTACCACCCTTAACAAAGCTTCAGAAAAAAG AAAGGAAGTCAAAGTCATCTAGAGAGTCAAAAAACAGGAGTAAGAGAAAG ACATACGAAGACCCAAGGATGGATGAGGCAATAGAAGCACTGAACAGCAGCAGTCTACCAGATGACCACAGTGGTTATACAGTTCACAGCTATGCAGAACAAGAAGTGGAGATTGAGAACGCTTCCATCACCCTAG ATCTCTCACCGTGTGATATGAATGCACTGACAGATTGGAGAAATCCAATGGAAATAGCAATGGCTGACAGCACCAATGACCTTTACCACCTTCAAGTGTCACCTTTGGCTTCATCTTCTGAAG TAACAGATGATGATGCAGAAGAAATGAGAGAGCAACTTTACAAG CTGTTTGAACAACAAGACTGGCATGCAACCAGTGTCGGTGGGAAAGGGTATCTCACCAATGAGCCCGGCACACAAAACATTTgcagcaacttcagctacaaggaGCAAGATTCTGAAATAGATACAACCTCAG gggaaaTAGAGTTCAGATTTTGTACTGATCTGAAAAGCAGTCTAGAATTCTCTTGGCTGGACACAGTTCGATCCACTGGTATACAAGCCATTCCATGTAGCTTGTAA